In Lysinibacillus sp. 2017, the DNA window TTTGATTAATTTTATTCTTTTATTGACGTTTTTGGTATAGATAGATTTAGGTAGTAAGGTCACGGCGTTATGAGAGGCAGTAAGCTCCAATATTAAATCCCATTGAGAGCTTTTGTACAAAATATTAGGGAAGAAACCATGTGCTTTGCAGGTATTAATAATATAGTCATGCAAAGTAAATTCCTCGGGAAATATAATGAATTTTTCATTCTTTAATTCTGAAATAGAAATCTCTGTACGATTTGCAAGTGGATGATCCTCGTTTAAAAATATATAAAACTCATCTTCAATAAATGGATAAATATCATAATTATCTTTTGTTAATTGTGTTTTTACAATCAATGCAATATCAACTTTTCCATCTGTAACAATTCGCTCTAACTTTTTTGCACCATTTTCGATCAGCTCGATTTTAATATTGCCATGTGATTCATAAAATTCTTTCGCAATTTTAGGGAAAAAGAGTGTACCGATTAATTGTGGAATACCTAATAAAATACTTCCGTATTCACCATTTTTCGTTTGATTAATAGAGAGATTCAAATCATTGACGGAATTAATAATTTCACGGCCTTGTTGATAAACGATCTTGCCGATATCCGATAAATGTAAATTATTTTTAATCCGAACGATCAGCTGGCTTCCGAAATGTATCTCCAAACGTTTCACACTTTTACTTAAAGATGATTGAGTAACATACATTTCTTCTGCAGCCTTCGTAAAACTTCCCTGGTCTACAACTTTAATAAAATTTTTCAAATCCCTTATTTCCAAAATAACTAACCCCTTCACGTTCAAATATAACTAATTATTATAAATTATTAGTTATATAGTGTACGATATCATATTTGGGAGGGAAAGATTTTATTAAAATCTAAAGACTTGAGCACAGGATTAAGCCGATGAAGAGATATACGCGTAGTTTTCAACAAAATTGCATTAGAAACATATGGGATTGACGGATACAGCACATTCATACTATAGGGTAAACAAGGGTGATTATTTCCTAGAGAAGACAAAATTTTTTTATAGAAAATATTGATTCTATAAAACGTTTTACTATTTCTCTATAAAAAAATACAATAGCAGTAAGTGAAAAATACGAAAAGGTCGTGTTAATCTAAATGAATTTAGTAGAAGTAGGTTCAAAAATTAAGCAAATGCGCAAAAAATCGAAAATGTCTCAGTTGGAACTAGCAGATTTAATCGGGCTAACTAAAAGTCATATTTCCAAAATTGAAAACGCTAAAGCAACGCCAAGTCTCGCTACATTATCCAAAATTGCAGGGATCTTCCATGTTCCAATGGCATGGTTTGTTATACAGGAAGAATTCGATGGTATTTCAATCGTCTCTAAAAAACAACGTGCTGAAACTGTCGAAACAAATGAACTTGGCTATCAATATGAACTATTAGCAAATAAATCTTATATGAGTAATATTAATCCTTCGATCGTAACTGTTCATAATGGGGCAGAAAACTTAACTCCCTATCTACATGATAATGATGAATTTATTTATGTGATTACAGGAAGCATACTTTTGAAGTACGATAATAAACTATATACATTGGATAAAGGCGATTCTGCGTACTTTTCTGGTAAAAAGGAACATATTTTCATCAATAATTCTCCCGAAAATTCAAAAGTACTTACAATATACGTAGATGAATAATTTATCTAGTTAAAACAAAAATATTATCGAAAATACAATATTTCTATTTACATATAAATAATTCTACTTTATATTAGTGTAATACCATTCAACTAAGTTGAATGGAATTACACTTTTTGAATTTAATGGGGGAATACAAATGACATCACGTGTTAAAGGCTTCTATCTACTATCGGTTGAGGAACGCTTACAACTTATTGCAGAAAAATCAAACTTATCAACAGAGGAAATAGCTTCTTTAGGAAGCGGTATTTCTTTAGAACTTGCCAATTCTATGGTAGAAAATGTTATCGGACAAATTTCTATTCCATTAGGTGTAGCAGCAAACTTCAAAGTAAATGGTAAAGACGTATTCATTCCAATGGCTACAGAAGAACCATCCGTTATTGCTGCTGCTAGTAATGCTGCGCGTGCGGCTTATGATTTGGGAGGGATTTTTACTTCAAGCTCAGGGACTGTCATGCGTGGTCAAATCCAAATTTTAAATATTGAAGATCCTCACGCAGCCAGAGCTAAAATTTTCGAACATAAAAATGAAATTATAGAACATTGCAATGAAAAAGATCCAACTTTAGTCCGCTTAGGTGGGGGTGTTAAAGATATCGAAGTGCATCTTATCGAAACGGCTAAAGAAACAATGGTCGTTATACATTTAATCGTTGATACAAAAGACGCTATGGGGGCAAATGCTGTTAACACGAT includes these proteins:
- a CDS encoding LysR family transcriptional regulator, which codes for MKNFIKVVDQGSFTKAAEEMYVTQSSLSKSVKRLEIHFGSQLIVRIKNNLHLSDIGKIVYQQGREIINSVNDLNLSINQTKNGEYGSILLGIPQLIGTLFFPKIAKEFYESHGNIKIELIENGAKKLERIVTDGKVDIALIVKTQLTKDNYDIYPFIEDEFYIFLNEDHPLANRTEISISELKNEKFIIFPEEFTLHDYIINTCKAHGFFPNILYKSSQWDLILELTASHNAVTLLPKSIYTKNVNKRIKLIKIKGKPLLWSLVFITLKDSYKSFALQSFIKNIDSFKP
- a CDS encoding helix-turn-helix domain-containing protein; the protein is MNLVEVGSKIKQMRKKSKMSQLELADLIGLTKSHISKIENAKATPSLATLSKIAGIFHVPMAWFVIQEEFDGISIVSKKQRAETVETNELGYQYELLANKSYMSNINPSIVTVHNGAENLTPYLHDNDEFIYVITGSILLKYDNKLYTLDKGDSAYFSGKKEHIFINNSPENSKVLTIYVDE